TCCACGAAACCTACATTACATATCAGGCGAGCTCCGCCACACTACAACCTACCAATGAGTAAAATTAACTTGAACCATTATATAATAGGTAGAGCAGGTCTATTGTGTTTCACATGTTCCACGATCTCACTATCTTTACTTTCTTCGTTGAACTAGCAGTCACACCAACTGTAAGATTGATTCGCTAGATTAAGACGTAGTCACTGGGGcatgatgatatcgaagagcTATTAAGAGGTACAATTGAAAATTGCGGTGTCCATATCTGAAAGCCGGTAGAAAGCAAGACTCGATACTAGTTATACACTTACAAGAAGGTATGAAGAGTCTGTCATTGGCCAGTGTGAACCCCAGGAAATAATCTACCAAAGATATATTGAAGGAATACAGACAGTGTCTAGGGTTAGTAGTTCAGCTTGAGTACTAAGCCGTACACGACATAGAATTACAAGTCGTAAATCCATCATGATGAGTGATATCAGATTAGGCAGTTCGAATCACTGATACTGAAACTTGTCGcacatactactactataccTGGTCCAGTTGGGTAAGTCTGCCTGAGGCACCAGTAGAAGCGGCTATCTGGCCGGCCGCCAATCTACTTTCCCTATCTTGGACTAGTGTCTTGCCGCACCGCGTATGAACCATCGACAGCCGCGCGCAACGCGAGACTCCAGAAAAAAGGTTATATTAGAGCTCATTAGGTGATAGCCCTCCTGTCATTTTATCGCTGGACAAACACCGATACCATACAATCTCCCCTATCCTTTATTTAATCTTTGTCGCTGCATCCAGGTGATCTCAGCACAATAATCGCAACTCATACAGGACACCCTTAACTGGACGTCTTGAAAGCTTCTCCAAAATGTGAGGCTTCTCCGCAATAGTTGCCATTTGTCCATTACTCTAATGTTCTTTTCAGGGAGAGCTTCGATAATATCTACCTCGACCTCTCCAAGCAGCCCGGAAAGTGCAAACTTGCGGAAAGTGGCCTGGGATGGAAACCTTCTGGTGGAGGCGAGACTTTCACCCTCGATAGCAGCAATGTCGGCGCAGCCCAATGGAGTCGAGCGGCAAAGGGATTCGAACTGAAAATCTTGTCGCGCTCGTCGGGTGTTATCCAACTGGATGGCTTCGATCAAGAGGTACGCCCCCTGTTATATGTTTATGAGTATGGCTGTCTGACTTTGGTCCGTCTTCTATCAGGATTTCGAGCGATTAAGCAAGGCCTTCAAGATTTGGTATGGAATAAACGTGGAAAGTAGGGAGCACGCTCTCCGGGGTTGGAACTGGGGCAAGGCAGAATTCACCAAGGCTGAGCTATCTTTCAACGTCCAAAACCGACCTGCGTTCGAAGTCCCTTATTCCGAAATCTCGAACACGAACCTTGCAGGAAAGAATGAAGTCGCTGTCGAACTCGCTCTTAACACCGATGGCGCCGATGCCAATGCCCAGCCAGCCGGTAGCACCAAGAACCGTGGCCGGAAGGCCGCTTCGGGCCCTGATGAATTGGTCGAGATGCGCTTTTATATCCCTGGAACAGTAATGAAGACAGAGAAGggcatcaaggaagagaatggcgaagaagaaaacggcgaggaagaggaggaaggcgAAGAACAGAATGCGGCCAACCTTTTCTACGAGATGCTCATGGAAAAAGCAGAGATTGGAGATGTGGCTGGCGATACGTTTGCTACTTTCCTCGATGTTCTTCATCTTACGCCCAGGTACGTCTACTTTAGCTCTCATCACACCAGTGCAGCATTAACCTGTGTTTCAGAGGTCGTTTCGATATCGACATGTACGAGTCTTCCTTCCGACTACGTGGCAAAACCTACGATTACAAGATTCAGTACTCTTCTATCAAGAAATTCTTCTTGCTTCCCAAGAATGACGATACACATACGCTCATTGTTCTTGGACTCGACCCCCCTCTGCGACAGGGCCAAACTCGGTACCCATTCCTGGTTATGCAATTGAAGCTGGACGAAGAAATTAGCCTTGAGCTTAACATGACAGAGTAAGTGATGCTCGACGGTATTCTCTCCCCCGGGCTTTCTAACATGGTATGCAGTGAATTGATGGAGACTCGCTACAAGGACAAGTTGGAGCCTCGTTATGAGGAACCGATTCATCAGGTCGTAACCAAGATCTTCCGCGGTCTTTCGGGCAAGAAGGTCATTATGCCATCGAAGGACTTTGTCAGGTTTGTCATAATCTATTCACAATCCGTATGATGGCACACAAATGCTGACATCGATGCGTAGCCATCATGGTCACAGTGGGGTTAAATGCTCTATTAAGGCCAACGAAGGTCTTTTGTACTTCTTGGACAAGAGCCTAATCTTCGTCCCGAAGCCTGCTACGTACATTCAGGTCGAGAACATTGCCATTATCACGATGTCCCGTGTCGGTGGTGCCGTGTCGGCCAGCAGAACCTTCGATATCACAGTCAGTCTGAAGGCTGGCATGGGAGAGCATCAATTTAGTAACATTAACCGGTACGTGTCCAAGTGCAGATGGTTCGAGGTGTTGTATTGAAGCTAACTCGGCCCAGTGAGGAACAACAACCTCTCGAGGAATTCTTCAAAGCGAAGAACATCCGATTCAAGAACGAAATGTCTGACGACGCTGGGGCTCTACTTGCTGCCGCCCTTGACAACGACGTTATGGGTTCCAGCGATGACGAGGGCGTACGTGCCGATCGTGGATCGgctgacgaggatgaggaatCTATCGACGAGGACTTCCAGGCCGAGTCCGAGTCTGACGTTGCAGAAGAGTACGACTCGGCCCATGAAAGCAGTGGCAGCGGGAGCGACGCCGAAATGAACGACGCTTCCGATGGCGGcggcgacgacgatgatgaggatgtagATATGTCGGAAGAGGAACGGCCCAAGAAGAAATCTAAGGTTGGGAAATAAATAGCTTGAGGTTGATTTATCTGGTAATCTCCGGAATAATGGTTATGGTTGTATAATGAATAAGGCCAACAATGATATCATTAAAGTTTTCTAGCATAGTTAACAACTAGCGTAAAAACATTcttaatctttttcttttcttttcctttcttttcgttttttacctttttcttATCACCCCTCAATAACCCTTTCGAGATCACACCATAATATCTCCATTTGTTTTCAGAATATGCGAGACGGAGGACAACCTCGGGGGGTTCTGATGCATCGTATGATGGACACGTCAGTTGAATTGACTTTGCTATTGACAACACTATTGAGTCCCGCCTGCATTTTCGTCCCTCATGCTGGCATCGTTAGTGGACTTCTAATTGACCGAACATGCATGTATAGTGCTTGTACTATTGAGGTTCACAGCAATGATAGGTAGAAACTCTGTGACAAAAATGTCACATCGACTGAACTCATCGCATCATTATttattgtattttatttgatatatatatatatatatataccacaTCTCATTCCCAACGGAACCGAAACCCTAACTCCATGGCGGACATTGATGCATTACCACCGGTACCGCGGACAAGGTTCCAGCATGAGGTATGAGGTGGTATTACAGCATATCTGGAACACGGTCTAGATGCAAGTgtcaaaccaaaccaatgGCTATTTTTCTGCGTGCCTCGGCAACAGACGTTGCGTCTCATGCCCGGTGGAATGTCACTATTCTTGTCGTGAGTGGGAGGGGTGCTCATGCATGGAAGGTTGGTATGTATTGTACGTTTCAGAAGTACCTTCTTCTAGTGGGAGATATATAATGTAGGTATGAGTACCCGATGGGCGGTTCAATCTGATACGCAAGGTATGGAACAGATAGCTAGCATATGAGATTTGGCTGTCCCCCTGCATCTTGAGAGAGATTCGTGGCTTTTTTAGTCCGACTCCTGACTCATGCTGTGATCATTAAGATTGATGCTTTGGAATCGATTCCCTTGATTCCCGTCCACGGGACACACAGTTGATTTCCGCGTTTCATTACCTGTGGTAGCTTACGGGTAATCAGGCACTAGTGGTAAGTATTCGGTACCTTCTTGCCTCGCGGTTTGGAAGCGGAGCAATAGgtatcttatttttcttcccccctgAGGCTGCCAGATGCTGTCTTACCCAGAGAAACGTCGATAGATTACCAGAAGACACCTACCGGGTGAACATACCACGGGTAACGGTCCTCGTAATACCATAGCGATAGAATAGTATGGATATACATAGGTTACTGtacaatacatacatactctGAATGAATGGGGATTTTTCTTAGAACAGGGTCGAAGCGGTGTATTGAAAAGGTACCGAACATGCGATCTAGAATTGTCGATCTGAATCACTGTTCAGTCGAAAACCGGAGCATTTGAGTGGAAGTGTGGGTGATATCGCATTGTCAATTGggcaatatatatattttttacttctgAGAGAGGTATGTGTTTATGATACTGTCCCATGGATGAGTATTGGGCGGTATTGGGTATTGGGATTGGGACACTTGGATCAGGTGAAGCGGGATCCATGGATGGAGTTTGAATTTCAAGATTTAAGTGAAACGATTGGAATGGTACTATAAGGGGATTGTTTTGGGTATCTGACCGTGATAGTTATCCTGTATGCTGTCAGTCGGGGGTCGTAGCAGTAgcatattttatttttatttttattttaccaTTGGGCTCTCCATCTCCCTTGAGATCACCGCCTTATATGTTTGACATGTCGAATTGGAATGGATGATTGTAAGAACGCAATGCTTGGCTTGTAGGAAAAGGGTGGCAGTTGAAAATACTCCTCAATCACTTGACTTATGGTTGAATAATTTTTTCATGAATTCTAAAGCGAATTGTTACTTGTGGTGGTTCAATTGGAGGAGTCAAATTAAAACAAGATCATCGAAATTGATGTTGGTCTCGAGCAGACTAATCCCTAGGAAGCGTTAGCTTCCCattgaatgaagaaagagccccctttcttttccgcCGACGTTCAACTGCACCACCAAACGGACTCTCCACCCCAAATCACTCCGCAGGCCCAATCCAATCGTTCTCGCCTTCTCCTGTCTTCTTTCGACCTACCctcttctgttctttctttcagCTTCcttttagtatttttttcttttcgattCTTCtgtttgtatttttttttgagcCTTACATCTCCATAACTCCCCGTTTCCCTTCGAGAATCGGTGTTCTTCGAGAGCTTTTTGTCCCCTGATTGTTTAACCGTCCGATCCTCACCCTTTTCCAGGTATGGTGGCACTTCTTGCCTGCGCTCCTTCCCTCAATCCACCCCCCTCAAAATCacttccccctcccctcccttgGAAAGAATTACCTGGTTCCAGATGCCTTCCTGATTCTATTATCAACCCCTCGCCTAAATTTCCATCTCTGCAAGGGTGTTTGTCTGCTAACCAAGAAGGTGCGACCTGCTCAGGGGAACTTCCTCATCAACGCTCGCTACTTCCGACATTTTTTCCAAACCGTCCACGCTCGCTTCCTAAACCGATCCCTTAACATTCACAATGGGTAAGCTTATCGCTACCAGCGACATCCCACTCCACCGGTCTTGCtctttttccattctttcacCTGGCGGATAAACCTCCATTCGTGTATCTTCGAAGCTCTTGCGCTTGGTGACAACATCATGGTACATACCAGACGCCGGAGTGCAGAGGGTCACTCGAAAGTAGACTCGCAACGATTCAGTGCTTCCCCGTCGTTGAAACACCATAGATCCAAAAGCTTTACGTCATGTTCGCCAACTCGGGGGACTTTGTCTACCGAAAACCAATCCGATATCACACCAGTTACTGACTTGACTTTGCCTGTTGTAGCTTCACCACCCCCCACCAACGGCTCCCCCACCCCGGCCGTGGAGTCTCCTGAGAGCAGCAAGCCCAGTTCTCCCTTTGTGGAGCGCAGCAACCCCATGGGATCAGGAAACGCACAAACCGTCAGCTCCAGTGACCCGAAGGCTGTGGCCCAGGCTGCCACCGACATGAAGAACGTTGTTCGCCGCAAGTTGACTGGCTACGTCGGTTTTGCCAACCTGCCCAACCAATGGCACCGTAAAAGTGTTCGCAAGGGATTCAACTTCAACGTGATGGTTGTTGGTGAGTTCCCTCCATGACGAAAGGAGAATGGATGGGCGGGACTAATTTGTGTTCTAGGTGAATCTGGTCTCGGAAAGTCGACCCTTGTCAACACTCTCTTTAACACCTCTCTTTACCCCCCTAAGGAGCGCACCGGCCCTAGCCACGACATCATCCCGAAGACCGTGGCCATCCAGTCTATCAGCGCAGACATTGAAGAGAACGGCGTTCGTCTTCGCCTGACCGTGGTTGACACCCCGGGATTCGGTGATTTCGTGAACAACGACGATTCGTGGCGCCCTATTGTAGAGAACATTGAGCAGCGATACGATGCCTACCTGGAGGCTGAGAACAAGGTCAACCGCACTAACATTGTTGACAACCGTATCCACGCCTGTGTCTACTTCATCCAGCCCACCGGCCACTCCCTTAAGCCTCTGGACATTGAGGTCATGCGCCGGTTGCACACCAAGGTCAACCTGATCCCTGTGATCGCCAAGGCCGATACCTTGACGGACGAGGAGATTGCTCAGTTTAAGCAGAGAGTAAGTCATGTGTTCCGAATGAGTTGGCCCCAACCTAGAACCAATGCTAATTTTGGTCCAGATCCTTGCCGATATCCAACACCACTCCATCCAGATCTTTGAGGGCCCCCGCTACGAActcgacgacgaagaaaccATCGCCGAGAACCAGGAGATCATGTCGAAGGTCCCCTTCGCTGTGGTCGGTGCCAACGCTGAGGTCGCCACTGCTGACGGCCGTAAGGTCCGAGGCCGTAGTTACCCATGGGGTACCATCGAGGTCGACAACGAGGAACACTGTGACTTTGTCAAGCTGCGCCAGATGTTGATCCGCACCCACATGGAAGAGCTCAAGGAACACACCAACAACCACCTGTACGAGAACTACCGCTCCGACAAGCTGACCCAGATGGGTGTCGCCCAGGACCCGAGCGTGTTCAAGGAAGTCAACCCGGCCGTCAagcaggaggaagagcgtGCCCTGCACGAGCAGAAGCTCGCCAAGATGGAGgcagagatgaagatggtcTTCCAACAGAAGGTggccgagaaagagagcaagCTGAAACAGAGCGAAGACGAACTATACGCTCGACATCGCGAGATGAAGGATCAACTGGAGCGGCAACGCCAGGAActggacgagaagaagagtcgCCTCGAAAGTGGTCGACCGATCGAAGAGAAGGGCAAGCGAAAGGGCTTCTCTCTTCGTTAGATGACCGGAATTCAATGACACGGACTCCCCAGGTAATGTATGGTCGTGGGAGGCACGTTGGCGGTTCTGTGTTGGATTCCCCACGACTGTTGATTGACCGAGCGCTCTTTTCGACTGCCCTTCTATTTCTGTGTTTATTCGATTTCTCCCACGCTCTCTCAACCTCTACTTTCTCGTATCTGCTGCCAGTAATGACTCTGTTTTCTAATTGGGTGAACCCGGGGCAGTGGAATGACTCGTGCATGTGTTTCATTCCATCTGTCGGACGAACACCAGTTGGGGGCTTTGACTAGGAGAAGTGTGCTGGGACACCGGAGCAGCGCTGCCGGCCTGCTCGCGTGGTCTCGCCCATGGTTTTGCAAGATGATATGCGGTGGCCCTCACGTCCTCTTTTCGCTTCTTGTTAATGTACTTTTGCCTACGCTATACCTTGTTCCCGCCTGTTTCCTATTCCCCAGTGTGGCTTAACctcattttcccttcttatCTTCGTGCCCTTTTTGTCCACTTCTACACATTTTAGTGAGCTCTCCCACCCTCCGACCATCCTTTCAAGACGCTTTTCCTATTTTCCTATTTCTTTCCTTATTGCAGTTTATTGTGCGTTAGTTGTCAATCTCAGATGTTCTCGAAAAGTCCGACCAGGCCAGAAAGCGACAGGGTTAGTTCTGTAGAGGGAGACGAGGTAGAAATCCCACcaataaaagaataattatatGGACAACTgaataataaaagaagacgaagataaaATCCATGGAAGCATGACTAAAACAGTAGAAGATTGCAATCGTGAAAGAACCTTAAGCAGTATAGCCGAGTAATAGTGAGGTTCGGCCACTTGCATCATGCCGAGTCAGTCGGGGTGTGTCATGAAAAGGTGCCTTCAACGTCACTGGGCAAGGTGTTGTTTGCCTCAGGTTCTTCCGTCAGCTACGACGATTAAGGAAACTGTAAGTTTACTGAGCTGTGTCGTCAGCCAGCAGCTCCCccaactttctctttctctctctctcctcttcccgAAGACTTACctagtactactactagtactaccgACGAACACTGCCTTACTTCAGCTAAGAAGGCATCGTCAAAACCCACTCACTACGACCGCCCCCCGCCCAGCCTCCCCCAAAAATAGTGCACTCCACCGCTCAATTCGCTCCCCTTCCAGCTTTTCTCGACCCTTCtctgttctttctctcacGTCACGGCCACTTAGCGCATTGCTACCTCTCCGCTCTCGCTCTCTTGAGCCTTCCTTCTTACTATCTTTACGCACTTCCCCTGTCCCCGAGTAGACCAGACACACCTTCAGCTCTCATGGCTCCACCTCCTCCGTCGAACTTGCCTTTGGCCGAGAGGCTGAAGGCCTTGGCCCAGACTCTACAGTATGTGCTTCGCTGGCCTTTCCCGATCTCACAATGTAGATACTGACTATATGGCTCTCAAATAGATTTGCTTGGTTTGCTGGGTAGGTTTCCCTTGTGATTGTGTGCTGCCTCGGCCAGCGGAACATGGTACCCGTTTGGAGCAATTTGCGATATCCACACACCAGATGCTACCCCCCATCGGACGACATTCGCAAGGCAAGGTTGGGAGAAAACAAACCCGCTGACTGGCTTAGGCACGTCACCCTGCTGCTCTCCGTCTTCCGCTATCTCCTGTCCTACATCACCTTCAACTACTACTCGTCCTCGGCCCAGGTGTCCTACCGCTTGGCTTTCCTTTCGGCGGCTGCGACATATGGTATCGTGGTGTACAAGGGACACATTGCCCGTGGTCGTCTTCAGGGTAGCGTTCCGAACATTGCGGTGAAGCTCGCTGGTGATGAAAATGTCCAGTATCTTGGTGAGTAGAATTGCCAGGTGGTCAAATCCAACCAGCATGGGGCTGACCATAAATCAGGAATGGCGATTGTCTGGCTCTATTCCCGCCAGGTCCCATTGGCCCTCCTCCCCTTTAGCGTCTACTCGATCTTCCACGTTGCGACATACTCTCGCGCCCACCTGATCCCCACTTTGCAGCCTCCCGCCCAGGGCGCCGGATCCGCGTCGCCCTCCTCTCCTGGTGCTGCCAAGCCCGCTGCCAGTCCTTTGGCAGACACCATTGGAAGATTTGTCAAGCAGTACTACGATGCCAGCATGGATCTCGTCGCTGGGCTCGAGATGGCGCTGCTGTTCCGCCTGGCCCTGGGAGTTCTGACCTTCTCCAAGGGAAgcattcttctcttctttatcTACGTGGCCTTCTTCCGCGCGAGATACACCCAGAGCTCGTTTGTCCAGCAGGCCGTGCGTCATTTCACCGCCCGCGTGGATGCTTCGGTTTCGCACCAGAACACTCCCCCGGCTGTGCGCCAGGGATGGGAGACCTTCAAGGGTGTTGTTCGTCAGGCCTATGAGAGTACTGACCTGGGCCGCCTGACCTCTGGCGCCCAGGGCAAGAAGCCGCAATAAATGGTACCTTCGGCGATGAACGATAACCGGCCGCGCCGGGTGAGAAAGGCCCAATCCGATTGCGACGCATTTTAGACGGACTTAGACCATTCGCGAAGGGCCCGGGATCACCGATTGACGTGTGGGCTCTCGTTTGTAAAATGACGAGCATATAACGAATAATGTGCCATTGGTCCTAACTGAGTTGAGTTGGGAGGTGGTTCTTTCTACGATAAGCAAAAGATTGTTTACATGTTGCTGTGGGAGGGAGGGGATGTGGATGTTTTGATGTTTAGTGCTTGGGGGGAGAGGAAAGTCGTATTAATTTACTTGTATTGCCATTTTTGTCGACCTCGGGCAGCGCCCAATTAGGAAGCCATGCACATGCTGGACCTCCGATGGGATGTTGTGCCCGGACGTATTCCATTGCATTCTGTACTGTGAAAGGAATGAACACATGTTTGTTGTTATGTCCTACCACGGGGGAAGTCTAGACCGACGGCCACGTTCTTGTTCCGTAGTCTACTACTAGTCGTAGTTTGGTGGGCTCTGGTGGCAACTGGGAAGCGATTGAGTTATTTTCCTGTCCATTGTCATTTGTTCCTTCAGACCCGAGTTAAAACTAGCGAGAGCTTATTAAGGCGGCGTGGCGTGCCTCAGGCGGAGATTCGGCCTCGGACGCGGAGAAAGCGGAAAACCGACCAAAATTTTGGGCTGAATGCTGAGCGCTGGCTCGTCGTTGTGTAAACTACCGACTTGGAGAGGTGCCATGTTCCGTTTCTTGACCTCTCGACGTTCCTTGATTTCTGTATAGCTTAGGTCTCCTCCGAGTCCTCTTCTCCCCCACCTCCTTCTTTCCCACCGTCATCCTTCCTTGGGGTGGCATCCGTCCGGTGAACGTCGCCGCCGCATCCCAACCCCCCGTGGTCTGGCCCGCACCACGATCTGGTGGGTTGCGGTATTCTTGCCATGAGTTTGACCTCGCGCGTGTTTGGCCTGTTTTCCACGACAGAGACAACCGTTCCGGACTCCCCTCCGGCCGCTTCGTATTCGAAACCCACCAACACCGGCGACCATGCCTTCCATGCGACGGGCCCGATAAGGGCAGGCTCCGGCCATGTACAAACAACACCGctcgaggacgaggaagagccTCGTCCGCCGTATCTACGTGTACGTTGTGAAATTCGCCAGACGGGAAACACGCATGGTGTTACGAACGCGCGGGATGTGCGTGGAAATCTCTTATCTCAGGCTGACATGAATTGTTTCCTGTAGGCTATGCTTGCGGGAGGTACCGGTGGTACATGCGGCGACATGCTCATGCATTCACTCGATACGGTTAAGACGAGACAGCAAGGCGACCCCCACTTCCCTCCGAAATATACTTCGATGACCTCATCGTATGCGACGATCTATCGACAGGAAGGTTTACTGCGAGGTCTGTACGGTGGAGCTGTTCCTGCCTTTTGCGGCTCCTTTCCAGGCACTCTGatcttctttggtgtttATGAGTTCACCAAACGACGGATGATCGATTCTGGCATCAATGCTAATGTAGCATACCTATCCGGAGGTAAGAGCCTTATCCGTCTCTGTCAACCTCCATTGGGTCCGGTAACGCTGACATAGCTGCTCAGGTTTCTTTGCGGATTTGGCCGCTTCCGTTGTCTATGTCCCTTCAGAGGTGTTGAAGACACGACTGCAACTCCAGGGACGCTATAACAACCCTCATTTCAATTCGGGATACAACTACCGGTCTACCCGCGATGCTCTCCGCACGATCATCCGCCAGGAAGGATTCTCCGCTCTTTTCCATGGGTACAGGGCTACCATCTACCGTGACCTTCCGTTCTCTGCCCTGCAATTCGCATTCTACGAACAGGAACAGCGACTGGCGAAGAACTGGGTGGGATCTCGAGACATTGGGCTTGGACTGGAGATCCTGACTGCAGCAACTGCCGGCGGAATGGCAGGTGTGATAACGTGCCCCATGGATGTGGTGAAGACCCGCATCCAGACGCAGCAGAACCCCGATGTCCAGAGTTCGGCGTCTTCATCGAAGCCTGCCGCGGAACATGCGTCGATCAAAGAGAGCCCCCGACAGCATACATCGTCTCAGACTCCGTCGAGTCTGCGGAAACACTCGCGGCCGATTTCCACCGGGGGTGCGTCGACGTCAGTGGCTCCTCCGGGAGCGCCTCGTCTGGACACCTCGTCTTTCTTGACGGGACTCAAGATGATCTACCAGACGGAGGGGCTTGCCGGCTGGTTCCGCGGCGTCGTCCCCCGTGGAGTGTGGACCAGCATCCAGAGTGGAACGATGCTGGTCATGTACCAATACTTGTTGAAAAAGCT
This Aspergillus flavus chromosome 1, complete sequence DNA region includes the following protein-coding sequences:
- a CDS encoding putative integral membrane protein (unnamed protein product) is translated as MPSQSGCVMKRCLQRHWARCCLPQVLPSATTIKETVSLLSCVVSQQLPQLSLSLSLLFPKTYLVLLLVLPTNTALLQLRRHRQNPLTTTAPRPASPKNSALHRSIRSPSSFSRPFSVLSLTSRPLSALLPLRSRSLEPSFLLSLRTSPVPDSHGSTSSVELAFGREAEGLGPDSTRNMVPVWSNLRYPHTRCYPPSDDIRKARLGENKPADWLRHVTLLLSVFRYLLSYITFNYYSSSAQVSYRLAFLSAAATYGIVVYKGHIARGRLQGSVPNIAVKLAGDENVQYLGMAIVWLYSRQVPLALLPFSVYSIFHVATYSRAHLIPTLQPPAQGAGSASPSSPGAAKPAASPLADTIGRFVKQYYDASMDLVAGLEMALLFRLALGVLTFSKGSILLFFIYVAFFRARYTQSSFVQQAVRHFTARVDASVSHQNTPPAVRQGWETFKGVVRQAYESTDLGRLTSGAQGKKPQ
- a CDS encoding nucleosome-binding factor SPN, POB3 subunit, coding for MESFDNIYLDLSKQPGKCKLAESGLGWKPSGGGETFTLDSSNVGAAQWSRAAKGFELKILSRSSGVIQLDGFDQEDFERLSKAFKIWYGINVESREHALRGWNWGKAEFTKAELSFNVQNRPAFEVPYSEISNTNLAGKNEVAVELALNTDGADANAQPAGSTKNRGRKAASGPDELVEMRFYIPGTVMKTEKGIKEENGEEENGEEEEEGEEQNAANLFYEMLMEKAEIGDVAGDTFATFLDVLHLTPRGRFDIDMYESSFRLRGKTYDYKIQYSSIKKFFLLPKNDDTHTLIVLGLDPPLRQGQTRYPFLVMQLKLDEEISLELNMTDELMETRYKDKLEPRYEEPIHQVVTKIFRGLSGKKVIMPSKDFVSHHGHSGVKCSIKANEGLLYFLDKSLIFVPKPATYIQVENIAIITMSRVGGAVSASRTFDITVSLKAGMGEHQFSNINREEQQPLEEFFKAKNIRFKNEMSDDAGALLAAALDNDVMGSSDDEGVRADRGSADEDEESIDEDFQAESESDVAEEYDSAHESSGSGSDAEMNDASDGGGDDDDEDVDMSEEERPKKKSKVGK
- a CDS encoding putative mitochondrial carrier protein, translated to MSLTSRVFGLFSTTETTVPDSPPAASYSKPTNTGDHAFHATGPIRAGSGHVQTTPLEDEEEPRPPYLRAMLAGGTGGTCGDMLMHSLDTVKTRQQGDPHFPPKYTSMTSSYATIYRQEGLLRGLYGGAVPAFCGSFPGTLIFFGVYEFTKRRMIDSGINANVAYLSGGFFADLAASVVYVPSEVLKTRLQLQGRYNNPHFNSGYNYRSTRDALRTIIRQEGFSALFHGYRATIYRDLPFSALQFAFYEQEQRLAKNWVGSRDIGLGLEILTAATAGGMAGVITCPMDVVKTRIQTQQNPDVQSSASSSKPAAEHASIKESPRQHTSSQTPSSLRKHSRPISTGGASTSVAPPGAPRLDTSSFLTGLKMIYQTEGLAGWFRGVVPRGVWTSIQSGTMLVMYQYLLKKLEAYDNLGEMNPL
- a CDS encoding cell division control protein 3 (septin family protein), yielding MASPPPTNGSPTPAVESPESSKPSSPFVERSNPMGSGNAQTVSSSDPKAVAQAATDMKNVVRRKLTGYVGFANLPNQWHRKSVRKGFNFNVMVVGESGLGKSTLVNTLFNTSLYPPKERTGPSHDIIPKTVAIQSISADIEENGVRLRLTVVDTPGFGDFVNNDDSWRPIVENIEQRYDAYLEAENKVNRTNIVDNRIHACVYFIQPTGHSLKPLDIEVMRRLHTKVNLIPVIAKADTLTDEEIAQFKQRILADIQHHSIQIFEGPRYELDDEETIAENQEIMSKVPFAVVGANAEVATADGRKVRGRSYPWGTIEVDNEEHCDFVKLRQMLIRTHMEELKEHTNNHLYENYRSDKLTQMGVAQDPSVFKEVNPAVKQEEERALHEQKLAKMEAEMKMVFQQKVAEKESKLKQSEDELYARHREMKDQLERQRQELDEKKSRLESGRPIEEKGKRKGFSLR